CTGGATCCGGAGACTACGGTTAGGATAACACCgtctttgttttgttattgttaTCATTTTTAGCAACGGAAATCATTTTGGTTTCCACCTTACATTGATCGGTTGATATTGTTTTTGAGAATAGGTGAGTCAAGGTTCTTTAATACATAATAACTTTTCTAAAAAGAAGAAAGGTTTGACACTTTCATGGCTAGATGAAATGAAAGATACCAGAAGCATGGACACTGCTTGTACATATTAAAATAAAGCTGAGTTTACAGCCTTTGGGAAGTTTTCCCTTTTTCATACTCTTTTGAAAATCATCATTTCTGTTTAGAAATCTTAACACAAAGTGAATGTTATAGATGTTCTGTTTCTTCTGGTCCACATTTCAGGGTTTTGATTTCCGTAAAAGTGTCTAAACTTACAATTGGGTCTGAGATCATCTTAGTCTTTAAAGGCCTCTGGGAAATGGGGCCAAGATTTCTTACAAGCAATTAGTTTGACAAAGGTTTTCCTTATCTCAAGGTGTGTTTCCTAATCTATTCCATCCATGAGCAATATGTGCTCTGTAGACACTGGCATACTGAGACACAGAAGCACTCAGATGTGCCAGATGTTTATCCTGGGGTGACGTGGAACTGTTAGCCAGGTGAGGTTTTATTGGAACCGCACAGATGTCCGATGCTCACTTCCTCCATGATGACTCACCTTTATGCCCACAGTGAATAATGTGTTGGAACAGTTTACTGTGATCTCTACATGAGAAGAAAGGCGGTTTAGTGACGTTTCAGAACTCAGAGATTGCATTCCTCTTGCTCGTGAGAAGAACTTGATTATCAACACCTCAAGGGCACATTTTAGCATTTTGTTGCTATCTAATTCAAACCATGTACCTACAAAATGTCATCTTTACAATAACGTTTGAGTATATATATAAAGCTAAAAGGGTTTACCGTTTAATAATGTCAGGTTGAAGGGAAACTCACTAGTTTTAGATTTTTGTTGATTTTGTTTCCTCTACCTCAGCTTTCACAGATAAAGAGGAGATGATCGGGAGGTTCTTCAACTTCTCCGAGACCACAGTTTCCAAAGAAATGGTTCCAACTCAACCACAGCCAACATCAGACTCTCCTCACCAGCCATcgaccacagcagcagacggtCAGGATGCAACGACAGAAGAGAAGGACACGGAGACAACGCCATTCACCTCATCTAATGGGGACAAGAGTGACGAGGAggtaaaatattgctttccctTTTTAAACAAAttcttattttaaagtaagaatCCTGATAAAATATGTCCCAAGACAAAACCTCTAATAATATAGGAGAAACTGGCGGCCTCCCAATATTCAAAGCTTGGAAAAAAAGCGCCCCCCACTAATCCCACTTAAGTTTACCTGCTTAGTTTCGCTCAATTCCTAGATGCCTACGGGATCATGACAATGTTATTTGATCCCATAGGAACATCAATAGAGCCAACATAGCCTAATATTGCTATACTTCAGACCTAACCAAATACAAAAAGGTCTGTCTTATGGAATTCATTATTATCTGACTGTGGGAAACGGTAGAATACCACTCTATTTGTGAACTATCTATTTAAGCAAGTCACACACACTTAGGTTATTCATTGATCTTTTTGATAACTAATGCAGTAGGGACAGTTTATTTTGCTAATATATGTTAGCAAATGCAAGTTCTAATGGAATACTGTCATGAAATATCGTATTGATTTCCAACTGTATGAACCAAACTCCCTTTAGAATTTATTTTAACATCCACTTCATGATTAACATGGTGGTAACAAGGATAGTCAAATCCATATTATGTCAGATGTTTATTCCAGCCCTAAGTTACTCAGTGCATTAACTGCATATATTTCTCCAGGTGGCAGGTCCAACTGCTGATTGGTTCACACAGATGACCAGCTCCACCAACATGCCTACCACTAAAAATACTGACACCGAATTCGGCATCGATATCACTGTAATCAAAGATATCAGCGAGGACAACAGTCTGGACAGCTTGGATGACTCGGCAACGAAAAACCGTGAAGATGAAGTCCTGATCGTACAGGACGAAAACGAGATTGTGCCAAATAATGGCCGAGGCAGCAGAATGTATGACATGGAGGCTCCTGAAGAGGTGACCTCTGAGAACATGTGGGAGAGGACGGAGGTGCTGGCAGGTAAGGACAGATTATGACTTCCCTTATTGTTCTCATGTGTCTAGTTTAATGTGGTTATTCATTGGGAGAATTTAAAGACTAAACAGATGAGGTTATTTATGATAAACCATTTCTTTGATGTTAAGATTATCCATCAGAAATGTAGATCAACCTCGTTTTTTCATGCCATTTCCAGCGGTTATAGCATGCGGAGTAGTTGGATTCCTCTTTGCtgttttcctcctcctcctcctcgcctACCGTATGAAGAAGAAGGACGAAGGAAGCTACGCCCTGGGGGACAACAAAGTTTCAACAACAGCCTATCACAAAGCGTCTACCAAGGAGTTCTACGCCTAAAAAGACCAATAAAGACTTTCAATGGAGTCTGACTCCTCTCAATCAGGACTCAAATGGACCTTTAAACGACTGAAGATGAAGTCAAGTTCCTCTGTTTTTCTTCAGCGCTACCAACATTTCCCTGCATATTTCCTACCTTTCCCCTCTGCTACCGTTTCACATGTCGCCA
This genomic window from Pseudochaenichthys georgianus chromosome 16, fPseGeo1.2, whole genome shotgun sequence contains:
- the LOC117460519 gene encoding syndecan-2-like; this encodes MRNMWLLFLVGLATGFISDKLLVSSQTPFSTTEDMYLEGRASGDLPIDDEDGEDGSGSGSGDYAFTDKEEMIGRFFNFSETTVSKEMVPTQPQPTSDSPHQPSTTAADGQDATTEEKDTETTPFTSSNGDKSDEEVAGPTADWFTQMTSSTNMPTTKNTDTEFGIDITVIKDISEDNSLDSLDDSATKNREDEVLIVQDENEIVPNNGRGSRMYDMEAPEEVTSENMWERTEVLAAVIACGVVGFLFAVFLLLLLAYRMKKKDEGSYALGDNKVSTTAYHKASTKEFYA